The following proteins are encoded in a genomic region of Pyrus communis chromosome 11, drPyrComm1.1, whole genome shotgun sequence:
- the LOC137707746 gene encoding choline-phosphate cytidylyltransferase 2-like, producing the protein MAEVEPKDTNGTSNGSANSNSNPADQPDRLVRVYADGIYDLFHFGHARSLEQAKKSFPNTYLLVGCCNDETTHKFKGKTVMTESERYESLRHCKWVDEVIPDAPWVINQEFLDKHEIDFVAHDSLPYADTSGAGQDVYEFVKAVGRFKETKRTDGISTSDIIMRIVKDYNQYVLRNLDRGYTRKELGVSFVKEKRLRVNMRLKKFQEKVKEHQEKVGEKIQTVAMHRNEWVENADRWVAGFLEMFEEGCHKMGTAIRDRIQESLRGQQSGEKYLLENGKVDSDDGQEYYDEDDDEEYYDDEESYDDEEYYQEVYGKEGNGENEKEEKEQNVKVE; encoded by the exons ATGGCAGAGGTCGAGCCCAAAGATACTAACGGCACTAGCAACGGCAGTGCCAATTCGAATTCGAACCCCGCCGATCAGCCGGACCGCCTTGTTCGTGTCTACGCCGATGGGATCTACGATCTCTTCCACTTCGGCCACGCTCGCTCGCTCGAGCAGGCCAAGAAAtc GTTCCCTAACACCTATCTGCTCGTCGGTTGTTGTAATGATGAAACAACTCACAAGTTTAAAGGGAAAACTGTTATGACAGAGTCTGAACGTTATGAATCTCTTCGCCATTGCAA GTGGGTAGATGAAGTCATTCCTGATGCACCTTGGGTGATCAATCAAGAATTTCTTGACAAGCATGAGATTGACTTTGTAGCCCATGACTCTCTACC TTATGCTGATACAAGTGGAGCTGGGCAAGACGTGTACGAATTT GTCAAAGCCGTGGGGAGGTTTAAGGAAACAAAGAGAACTGATGGGATTTCAACTTCGGACATTATAATGAGGATTGTAAAAGATTATAACCAGTATGTGTTGCGTAACTTGGATCGTGGATATACAAGAAAAGAGCTTGGTGTTAGTTTTGTGAAG GAAAAGCGATTAAGGGTGAACATGAGATTGAAGAAGTTTCAAGAGAAAGTGAAGGAACATCAAGAGAAAGTAGGAGAGAAG ATTCAAACTGTTGCTATGCATCGTAATGAATGGGTTGAAAATGCTGATCGCTGGGTTGCTGGATTTCTTGAGATGTTTGAAGAAGGTTGCCATAAAATG GGCACAGCCATCAGAGATCGAATTCAAGAGAGCTTACGAGGGCAGCAGTCGGGAGAAAAATATCTGCTGGAAAATGGTAAGGTGGACAGCGATGATGGACAAGAATATTATGACGAGGATGATGACGAAGAGTACTACGACGATGAAGAATCATATGACGATGAAGAATATTATCAAGAGGTATATGGAAAAGAAGGGAACGGTGAGAACGAAAAGGAGGAGAAAGAACAAAATGTGAAAGTAGAGTAG
- the LOC137709112 gene encoding uncharacterized protein yields MEEFWTANPVAHSRVSQGTAALSTWIFPSISVLKINCDASWTKQLGSTGFGVVIKDTSGSVMARNCGIETSSPALQAEAKAGVMAIQTTIHNNITNVIFESNFTTLVASINEDRRKANWSIFPLLHQIWNLRHHFSSFKWCWVPRQMNSATVCVALQCKREICSKVWVTKPPYGLVYILSIDGLPCPTNALFGF; encoded by the coding sequence ATGGAGGAATTTTGGACTGCCAACCCTGTAGCACATTCTCGGGTCTCTCAGGGCACGGCCGCTCTTTCAACTTGGATCTTTCCTTCTATTTCAGTGCTGAAAATCAACTGTGATGCCTCCTGGACCAAGCAATTAGGTTCGACGGGTTTTGGAGTTGTTATTAAGGATACTTCTGGTTCTGTGATGGCTAGGAATTGTGGGATTGAAACATCTTCTCCTGCTCTTCAAGCGGAGGCTAAAGCTGGGGTCATGGCTATTCAGACGACCATCCATAATAATATCACTAATGTTATTTTTGAATCTAATTTTACCACTCTAGTAGCTAGCATTAATGAGGATAGAAGGAAAGCCAATTGGTCTATTTTTCCCCTTCTTCACCAAATTTGGAATCTTCGTCACCATTTTTCCTCCTTTAAGTGGTGTTGGGTTCCTCGACAAATGAATTCTGCAACCGTTTGTGTTGCCTTGCAGTGTAAAAGAGAGATATGTTCGAAAGTCTGGGTTACGAAGCCTCCATATGGTCTAGTCTATATCTTGTCCATTGATGGCCTTCCTTGCCCCACTAACGCCCTCTTTGGTTTCTAG